A single region of the Maniola jurtina chromosome 6, ilManJurt1.1, whole genome shotgun sequence genome encodes:
- the LOC123866069 gene encoding uncharacterized protein LOC123866069 isoform X1: protein MEVNITPVAPNRARKRIRDPAHWKRNIKKRERYMPKNLPNLSISCTHKSKLMNCSKLTSQDLRKFREAFYSKPEKNFQDNFILKYMKVKVPSRKKRGERKRGELICHTRLYIRQFQKPYTIMQVCQKLFKRVLSITEHRIRTIAKNYYTSGKPPQENRGGDRTSIKNVGKKTAVMQFIESFKCIESHYCRSATSVRKYVPSELNIRKMWRMYNQKCDEHLKVRQCFFRNIFNRSYNIGFVTPRVDVCSKCLSFTERIKHEQDSTKKAHLIGELRLHKLKAKCFHRFLKEYDPSRLTISFDCQKNQVLPKVPDQSAYYSRQLYIYNFTIVKGNETQNISKENVYINCWTENTHRKSSNEIASALYFFLKNCNLEGKKVLRLMGDGCGSQNKNSTMIAMLSYWLVNEAHRNLKTIELIFPVPGHSFLPADRVFGLIEKEVKNMEQIIHPQSYIDIYEKYGQVTKLGMDCSVFNWKELGMNTLKRPGEYHFQFLPCKRFYLKRVKNNPQRCLLKGEVNYNTDLGAYKSVIKKNKSLYKASVPLVEAGKVKVSALKIGDVKNLLKSHFGENWETQYGDELNFYTNIITKNTDDTENANVLDGDTENENHDLCNYYPEEIGLSV from the exons ATGGAGGTTAACATCACACCAGTGGCTCCAAATAGAGCCAGAAAAAGGATAAGGGACCCTGCGCATTGGAAACGCAACATAAAAAAACGTGAAAG GTATATGCCGAAGAATCTACCAAATTTATCCATCTCTTGTACACATAAGAGCAAGTTAATGAACTGCTCCAAACTAACATCCCAAGATCTCAGAAAGTTTCGCGAGGCCTTTTACTCTAAACCAGAGAAAAACTTTCAAGACAActttatacttaaatatatgAAGGTAAAGGTACCATCCCGGAAGAAGCGTGGTGAGCGCAAGAGAGGTGAATTGATATGTCACACTAGACTTTACATTCGACAGTTCCAAAAACCCTATACAATAATGCAAGTatgtcaaaaattatttaaaagagtATTAAGCATTACGGAACATAGAATCCGTACAATtgctaaaaattattatacttctGGCAAACCTCCTCAGGAGAATCGTGGTGGAGACCGAACATCCATCAAAAATGTGGGTAAAAAAACGGCAGTTATGCAGTTCATAGAATCTTTTAAATGTATTGAGTCCCACTACTGTCGCTCGGCTACCTCTGTACGTAAATATGTTCCATCGGAACTCAATATTCGTAAAATGTGGCGAATGTACAACCAAAAATGCGACGAGCACTTAAAAGTTCGGCAATGTTTCtttagaaatatatttaatagaTCTTACAACATTGGCTTTGTTACCCCAAGGGTAGACGTATGCTCGAAATGTTTATCATTTACAGAGAGAATCAAACATGAACAGGACTCTACAAAAAAGGCCCATTTAATAGGTGAACTAAGGCTGCATAAATTGAAGGCGAAATGCTTTCACAGGTTTTTGAAGGAGTACGATCCTAGCAGATTGACCATTAGTTTTGATTGTCAAAAAAATCAGGTGCTACCGAAAGTGCCTGATCAGTCGGCATACTATAGTCGCCAACTGTACATCTATAATTTTACAATAGTAAAAGGAAACGAGACTCAGAACATTTCCAAAGAAAATGTTTACATAAATTGTTGGACTGAAAACACGCACAGAAAATCGTCTAACGAAATTGCATcagctttatatttttttcttaaaaattgtaACTTGGAAGGCAAAAAAGTTCTAAGATTAATGGGAGATGGCTGTGGctctcaaaataaaaatagtaccaTGATTGCCATGCTCTCATATTGGCTAGTAAATGAAGCTCACAGAAACCTTAAAACAATAGAGCTGATATTTCCAGTGCCCGGGCACTCATTTTTGCCCGCGGATAGGGTATTTggattaatagaaaaagaagTAAAGAACATGGAACAGATAATACACCCACAGTCCTATATAGATATATATGAGAAATATGGGCAAGTCACAAAGCTCGGTATGGATTGTTCTGTTTTTAATTGGAAAGAATTGGGAATGAATACACTTAAGCGGCCAGGTGAATATCATTTCCAATTTCTGCCCTGTAAACGTTTTTATCTGAAGAGAGTTAAAAATAACCCCCAACGATGCTTGTTAAAAGGTGAAGTTAATTACAATACTGACCTAGGAGCCTACAAGtctgtcattaaaaaaaataaaagtttgtacAAAGCTTCAGTTCCTTTAGTAGAAGCAGGAAAAGTCAAAGTGAGTGCACTCAAAATTGGAGATGTAAAGAATTTATTAAAAAGCCATTTTGGTGAAAATTGGGAAACCCAGTATGGCGATGAACTAAACTTTTACACAAATATCATAACGAAAAATACTGATGATACTGAAAATGCAAATGTTCTCGATGGTGATACGGAAAATGAAAATCACGATCTTTGTAATTATTATCCCGAAGAAATTGGATTAAgcgtttaa
- the LOC123866069 gene encoding uncharacterized protein LOC123866069 isoform X2 has translation MEVNITPVAPNRARKRIRDPAHWKRNIKKRERYMPKNLPNLSISCTHKSKLMNCSKLTSQDLRKFREAFYSKPEKNFQDNFILKYMKVKVPSRKKRGERKRERIKHEQDSTKKAHLIGELRLHKLKAKCFHRFLKEYDPSRLTISFDCQKNQVLPKVPDQSAYYSRQLYIYNFTIVKGNETQNISKENVYINCWTENTHRKSSNEIASALYFFLKNCNLEGKKVLRLMGDGCGSQNKNSTMIAMLSYWLVNEAHRNLKTIELIFPVPGHSFLPADRVFGLIEKEVKNMEQIIHPQSYIDIYEKYGQVTKLGMDCSVFNWKELGMNTLKRPGEYHFQFLPCKRFYLKRVKNNPQRCLLKGEVNYNTDLGAYKSVIKKNKSLYKASVPLVEAGKVKVSALKIGDVKNLLKSHFGENWETQYGDELNFYTNIITKNTDDTENANVLDGDTENENHDLCNYYPEEIGLSV, from the exons ATGGAGGTTAACATCACACCAGTGGCTCCAAATAGAGCCAGAAAAAGGATAAGGGACCCTGCGCATTGGAAACGCAACATAAAAAAACGTGAAAG GTATATGCCGAAGAATCTACCAAATTTATCCATCTCTTGTACACATAAGAGCAAGTTAATGAACTGCTCCAAACTAACATCCCAAGATCTCAGAAAGTTTCGCGAGGCCTTTTACTCTAAACCAGAGAAAAACTTTCAAGACAActttatacttaaatatatgAAGGTAAAGGTACCATCCCGGAAGAAGCGTGGTGAGCGCAAGAGAG AGAGAATCAAACATGAACAGGACTCTACAAAAAAGGCCCATTTAATAGGTGAACTAAGGCTGCATAAATTGAAGGCGAAATGCTTTCACAGGTTTTTGAAGGAGTACGATCCTAGCAGATTGACCATTAGTTTTGATTGTCAAAAAAATCAGGTGCTACCGAAAGTGCCTGATCAGTCGGCATACTATAGTCGCCAACTGTACATCTATAATTTTACAATAGTAAAAGGAAACGAGACTCAGAACATTTCCAAAGAAAATGTTTACATAAATTGTTGGACTGAAAACACGCACAGAAAATCGTCTAACGAAATTGCATcagctttatatttttttcttaaaaattgtaACTTGGAAGGCAAAAAAGTTCTAAGATTAATGGGAGATGGCTGTGGctctcaaaataaaaatagtaccaTGATTGCCATGCTCTCATATTGGCTAGTAAATGAAGCTCACAGAAACCTTAAAACAATAGAGCTGATATTTCCAGTGCCCGGGCACTCATTTTTGCCCGCGGATAGGGTATTTggattaatagaaaaagaagTAAAGAACATGGAACAGATAATACACCCACAGTCCTATATAGATATATATGAGAAATATGGGCAAGTCACAAAGCTCGGTATGGATTGTTCTGTTTTTAATTGGAAAGAATTGGGAATGAATACACTTAAGCGGCCAGGTGAATATCATTTCCAATTTCTGCCCTGTAAACGTTTTTATCTGAAGAGAGTTAAAAATAACCCCCAACGATGCTTGTTAAAAGGTGAAGTTAATTACAATACTGACCTAGGAGCCTACAAGtctgtcattaaaaaaaataaaagtttgtacAAAGCTTCAGTTCCTTTAGTAGAAGCAGGAAAAGTCAAAGTGAGTGCACTCAAAATTGGAGATGTAAAGAATTTATTAAAAAGCCATTTTGGTGAAAATTGGGAAACCCAGTATGGCGATGAACTAAACTTTTACACAAATATCATAACGAAAAATACTGATGATACTGAAAATGCAAATGTTCTCGATGGTGATACGGAAAATGAAAATCACGATCTTTGTAATTATTATCCCGAAGAAATTGGATTAAgcgtttaa
- the LOC123866405 gene encoding transient receptor potential cation channel protein painless, translating to MTRDSYEMNTNRLSRGGSLFGNDPQVQLRTALRTNDFATFKKLLNYGAVDLEHVYPYPDYKTCLELAVSEPNKIEFVKLLLQHEVQVNRLNETHGAAPIHFAVENGNLEALEALLEDDRIDVDIKSKGNTALLMAIKKIQDLDDDRERELDIYEDMVERLLKAGCNANSPDLKGVTPVYSAAKQGLERVVTYILDYSKDPVDLDVYKDVRGRTARYYLQEAFPHLIAKFDSIAEIEETIDVDKLFSYLSRHEEDNFIRDFTKLVKKNEHRPILAANNGMNTLLQIAVDKGFEKVVLTLLNSGADPNATCSGNTSRPIAIACYNGFCKILKMFIDNESTLFDPVNSESLVQVTVKGMRSASKNPKADFKGCLNLLLTNPKVNHHININHQDIKDNTALHYAARNGDNDTVLELLRRGACVGLYNRFNEPPLADINARTLETFLDECIEPNGERPSDEDYEIRIKYSFLVYPNNSLENELCKVPLMDNSNNNNTVKQYEAILAPETEALLYMTRNEELRPLLKHPVITSFLYLKWQRISCLFYANITFYSLLWLSLILYIILGYSAEKPESKSIEAINVVTHIGASIGLILLIIRELFQLLVSPTRYLQSIENWMEIALIFVTAAIVSNDSAPESTKQQLSAVAILLSSAELVLLIGQFPTLSTNIVMLRTVSWNFFKFLLWYCILIIAFALSFYTLFKKSEEQEDQKAPNPNNTGPEEEEEEEFFEDPGRSLFKTIVMLTGEFDAGSIKFSTFPVTSHIIFMVFVFMVPIVLFNLLNGLAVSDTQEIRADAELVGHISRIKLISYFESVLIGKMYTQPLKCWSWLPHSLQDLNIIKPQMLCIKPFAKRISLFPFFLPRYRITVKPNQDNKIEIPRPEPIGKFSDDYEDVESGKCCFEQCQAYRLDRKIVKNAKVIIHKRTYVSEFDEVKNMLSKYETKISSIESTLKKVLQQLEAH from the coding sequence ATGACACGGGATAGCTACGAAATGAACACGAACCGCTTGTCCAGGGGTGGATCCCTGTTCGGAAACGATCCTCAAGTGCAACTAAGGACAGCTCTTCGAACAAATGACTTCGCGACGTTTAAGAAACTTCTAAACTACGGCGCCGTTGATCTCGAACATGTTTACCCATATCCTGATTACAAGACTTGTCTCGAACTAGCTGTTTCGGAACCTAACAAAATTGAATTCGTAAAGTTGTTATTGCAGCATGAAGTGCAAGTCAACAGACTTAATGAAACCCACGGAGCTGCCCCGATACACTTTGCGGTCGAAAATGGAAATCTTGAAGCTTTGGAAGCTCTATTGGAAGACGATAGAATCGATGTGGACATTAAGTCTAAAGGGAACACTGCATTACTAATGGCAAtcaaaaaaatacaggatttggACGATGATCGCGAACGTGAGCTTGATATTTATGAAGATATGGTGGAGCGGCTTCTGAAAGCAGGCTGCAATGCAAATTCTCCAGATTTGAAAGGCGTTACTCCCGTTTACTCAGCAGCAAAGCAGGGGCTCGAGAGGGTTGTGACATATATCTTGGACTATTCAAAAGACCCTGTTGATTTGGATGTTTACAAAGACGTTCGAGGTAGGACGGCGAGATATTATTTGCAAGAAGCTTTTCCACATCTTATAGCAAAATTCGATTCCATCGCCGAAATCGAAGAGACGATTGACGTGGATAAATTATTTTCGTATTTGAGTAGACATGAAGAGGATAACTTCATCCGTGATTTTACGAAACTTGTTAAGAAAAACGAGCATCGACCGATTCTTGCAGCTAATAATGGAATGAATACGTTGTTACAAATTGCAGTCGACAAGGGATTCGAAAAAGTAGTATTAACTTTGCTCAATTCGGGAGCAGATCCAAATGCTACATGTTCAGGAAATACATCTCGTCCTATAGCCATTGCTTGTTATAATGGATTCTGCAAAATACTCAAAATGTTTATCGACAACGAGTCAACGTTATTTGATCCAGTAAATAGCGAATCCCTTGTTCAAgtaaccgtaaaaggaatgcGGTCTGCTTCTAAAAACCCAAAAGCAGATTTTAAAGGTTGTTTAAACTTACTGCTAACTAATCCTAAGGTTAACCACCACATAAACATTAATCATCAAGACATTAAAGATAATACAGCACTTCATTACGCTGCAAGAAATGGAGACAATGACACTGTCTTGGAACTTCTTAGAAGAGGGGCTTGTGTTGGTTTATACAACAGGTTCAATGAACCACCGTTGGCGGATATAAACGCGAGAACTCTTGAAACGTTCCTGGATGAATGTATTGAACCAAATGGCGAACGACCTAGTGACGAAGACTATGAAATTCGTATAAAATACAGTTTCCTCGTTTATCCTAACAACTCCCTGGAAAATGAGCTTTGTAAAGTGCCTTTAATGGATAATTCTAACAATAATAACACTGTCAAACAATACGAGGCTATTTTAGCTCCAGAAACAGAAGCGCTTCTGTACATGACAAGAAACGAAGAGTTGCGGCCACTTCTTAAACATCCAGTCATAActagttttctttatttaaagtgGCAAAGAATAAGTTGCCTCTTTTACGCAAACATAACGTTTTATTCACTTCTATGGTTAAGTTTaattttgtatataatattgGGATATAGCGCCGAGAAGCCAGAATCTAAATCTATCGAAGCAATAAATGTCGTAACTCATATTGGAGCTAGTATTGGGCTAATACTATTAATAATTCGAGAACTTTTTCAGTTATTAGTGTCACCGACAAGATATCTGCAAAGTATCGAGAATTGGATGGAAATCGCCTTAATATTCGTAACAGCAGCTATTGTGTCTAACGATTCAGCGCCAGAATCCACAAAACAACAGTTGTCTGCAGTTGCCATTCTATTATCGTCCGCAGAGCTTGTTTTACTCATTGGCCAATTTCCCACATTATCAACAAATATTGTAATGTTGCGTACTGTATCTTGgaatttctttaaatttttactttggTACTGCATTTTAATCATAGCGTTTGCCTTGAGTTTCTAtacactatttaaaaaaagtgaagAACAAGAAGACCAAAAAGCGCCGAACCCCAACAATACAGGCCCAGAGGAAGAAGAAGAGGAGGAATTTTTTGAAGACCCAGGAAGGTCTCTATTTAAAACTATAGTTATGTTAACCGGCGAGTTTGACGCTGGATCTATTAAATTCAGTACATTCCCAGTGACAAGTCATATAATATTCATGGTTTTCGTTTTCATGGTACCCATTGTTTTGTTCAATTTACTTAATGGTTTGGCAGTTAGTGATACACAGGAGATAAGAGCTGACGCTGAATTAGTGGGGCACATATCGAGAATTAAGCttatatcttattttgaaagtgttctTATTGGAAAAATGTATACACAACCACTAAAATGCTGGTCCTGGTTGCCCCATTCCCTACAAGATTTAAACATTATCAAACCACAAATGCTGTGCATAAAACCTTTCGCTAAAAGAATCAGTCTGTTTCCATTCTTTTTACCTAGATATCGAATAACAGTCAAACCTAACCAAgacaataaaatagaaatacctCGCCCAGAACCGATTGGCAAATTCAGTGACGATTATGAAGACGTTGAAAGTGGTAAATGTTGTTTTGAACAGTGTCAGGCCTACAGACTGGACagaaaaatagttaaaaacgCTAAAGTCATTATTCATAAGAGGACATACGTATCCGAATTTGACGAAGTGAAAAATATgctttcaaaatatgaaacaaaaattTCCAGTATAGAAAGTACACTGAAAAAGGTGCTCCAACAGTTGGAAGCGCATTAA